Proteins from a genomic interval of Clostridium sp. 'deep sea':
- a CDS encoding YitT family protein: MLLKKIANFFGILVGSLITAIGVSSLLVPNKIASGGASGIATLLYHLFEWSPGIILLSINIPLLILSGLLVNWRFAINSVVGSIATSGFVFYLEGIPALTTDPLLATLYGGIITGAGIGIVFRSRGSTGGTDLLARILTKYTPISIGQALMSIDLFVVGGAAIVFNAEYAMYALIGLYLTAKVIDIVQEGISYTKQVTIISNNIEDITAGIFQKLGRGVTYFYTKGGYTGSEKLTAIVIVRRNELSKLKAVIKDIDKDAFVIVAQVHQVLGEGFQKMPAEIEE; encoded by the coding sequence TTGTTGCTAAAAAAAATTGCAAATTTCTTTGGAATTCTTGTCGGTAGTTTAATAACTGCCATTGGTGTTAGTTCGTTACTAGTACCAAATAAAATCGCTTCGGGCGGTGCTAGCGGTATAGCAACTCTATTATATCATCTTTTTGAGTGGTCACCGGGTATAATTTTGCTAAGTATTAATATTCCATTGCTTATTTTAAGTGGTCTGTTAGTAAACTGGCGTTTTGCTATAAACTCGGTAGTGGGTAGTATTGCCACCTCTGGCTTTGTTTTTTACCTTGAGGGAATACCTGCTTTAACTACTGACCCTTTACTTGCTACACTCTATGGTGGAATTATAACTGGTGCTGGTATTGGTATAGTATTTAGATCACGTGGCTCTACGGGGGGAACAGATTTACTAGCAAGAATCTTAACCAAGTATACACCTATTTCAATAGGGCAAGCCCTAATGTCCATAGATTTATTTGTAGTAGGTGGTGCAGCAATAGTATTTAATGCTGAGTATGCTATGTATGCTTTAATAGGTTTATATTTAACTGCCAAGGTTATAGACATTGTTCAAGAAGGCATATCTTATACCAAGCAGGTTACTATTATCAGTAATAATATAGAAGATATAACAGCGGGCATATTTCAAAAACTAGGTAGAGGAGTAACCTACTTTTATACTAAAGGTGGGTACACTGGCTCTGAAAAGCTGACAGCAATAGTGATAGTACGCAGAAATGAACTATCTAAGTTAAAAGCAGTAATAAAAGATATTGATAAAGATGCTTTTGTTATTGTAGCTCAAGTGCATCAAGTATTAGGTGAAGGCTTTCAAAAAATGCCTGCGGAAATTGAAGAGTAA
- a CDS encoding P1 family peptidase encodes MNTRKRAREYGINIGTMKPGKYNAITDVPGIRVGHVTINNNTNGCARTGVTAIIPHNDIYNHKCAAAIHVQNGYGKAMGLAQVEELGVIETPIMLTNTLNIGKVADGLISYMVENNEGLRSVNPFVAECNDGKLNEIEKRFVNQEHVLEALNIAKTGEVDEGCVGGGTGMVAFGYKGGIGTASRLLEAEGKEYHVGALVQANFGKREHLTIDGIPVGRIIDKDSKELDGSGSIVILVATDAPFDSRQLKRIARRGAMGLARTGSIATHGSGDFIIALSNTRTYDKTLKGEALVNTMVGDGATMSKFFAATVEAVEEAIINAVFKAVDTLGRDECFIEALPIEKALKIITDYKYQFTK; translated from the coding sequence ATGAACACACGTAAAAGAGCTAGAGAATATGGCATTAATATTGGTACAATGAAACCTGGTAAGTACAACGCAATTACCGATGTTCCAGGTATTAGAGTTGGACATGTTACTATTAATAATAATACTAACGGATGCGCCCGAACTGGTGTTACTGCCATCATACCACATAATGATATCTATAATCATAAGTGTGCTGCTGCTATCCATGTACAAAATGGCTATGGAAAAGCCATGGGTCTAGCCCAAGTTGAAGAGCTAGGGGTAATTGAAACTCCAATAATGTTAACAAATACATTAAACATTGGCAAGGTGGCTGATGGATTAATTTCTTATATGGTTGAAAATAATGAGGGGCTTCGTTCTGTTAACCCTTTTGTTGCTGAATGTAATGATGGTAAACTAAACGAAATAGAGAAAAGATTTGTTAATCAAGAGCATGTTCTTGAGGCCTTAAACATTGCCAAAACAGGAGAAGTTGATGAGGGCTGTGTTGGTGGAGGTACTGGTATGGTAGCCTTTGGTTATAAAGGCGGTATTGGTACAGCATCACGTTTGCTTGAGGCAGAGGGCAAAGAGTATCATGTTGGTGCTTTAGTTCAGGCAAATTTTGGAAAACGTGAGCATTTAACTATAGATGGTATACCTGTTGGTAGAATTATAGATAAAGATAGTAAGGAGTTAGATGGCAGTGGTTCAATTGTAATACTTGTTGCAACCGATGCCCCATTCGATAGTAGACAATTAAAAAGAATTGCTCGTAGAGGTGCAATGGGGCTCGCCAGAACTGGTTCTATAGCTACTCATGGTAGTGGAGATTTTATTATTGCCTTGTCGAATACTAGAACCTATGATAAAACTTTAAAAGGTGAAGCTTTAGTAAATACTATGGTTGGTGATGGTGCTACCATGAGCAAGTTTTTTGCTGCTACAGTTGAGGCTGTAGAAGAAGCTATTATCAATGCTGTATTTAAGGCTGTTGATACCTTAGGTAGAGATGAGTGTTTTATTGAGGCATTACCAATTGAAAAAGCACTAAAAATAATTACTGATTATAAGTATCAGTTTACAAAATAA
- the miaB gene encoding tRNA (N6-isopentenyl adenosine(37)-C2)-methylthiotransferase MiaB: MNEKYYHIITYGCQMNEADSETLAGILYKKGYIHTDNLEYADVILLVTCAVREHAEQRIYGKMGDLMQLKQLKPSLIIGIGGCMPQQIQVAKKLKSNFPKLDLIFGTHNLHEFADLFDKALLKNEKIFEIHDIDGLVVENLPKNRKYKHKASINITYGCNNFCTYCIVPHVRGRERSRKQEDIVNEVKGLVANGYKEVTLLGQNVNSYGNDLSSNISFETLLEQLANIKGLLRIRFMTPHPKDMSDKLIEIVKKYDNICNHIHLPMQSGSTNVLKAMNRKYTKEQYLELALKVRKEIPNCTITTDIIVGFPGETEQDFLDTLDVVNAVKFDAAFTFAYSKREGTPAAKYENQVPEAVKKERLHTLIKKVQSLMLTSNESYFGKELDVMIEGSSKRNDNVLSARTDTYKLVHLVGDYKTGDIVRVKINKVSNFTLWAEAL, encoded by the coding sequence ATGAACGAAAAATACTACCACATAATTACTTATGGCTGTCAAATGAATGAAGCAGATAGTGAAACTTTAGCAGGAATTTTGTATAAAAAAGGTTATATTCACACAGATAACTTAGAGTATGCAGATGTAATATTATTGGTAACCTGTGCTGTAAGAGAACATGCTGAGCAACGTATTTATGGCAAAATGGGTGACCTTATGCAACTAAAACAGCTGAAACCTTCTTTAATTATTGGTATAGGTGGGTGTATGCCTCAACAAATACAGGTTGCCAAAAAACTAAAGAGTAATTTTCCCAAACTTGATTTAATTTTTGGCACCCATAATTTACACGAATTTGCAGATCTTTTTGACAAGGCTTTGCTTAAAAATGAAAAAATATTCGAGATTCATGATATAGATGGTTTAGTTGTTGAAAACCTACCTAAAAACCGAAAATATAAACATAAAGCCAGCATTAATATAACTTATGGCTGTAATAACTTTTGTACCTATTGCATTGTGCCGCATGTAAGAGGTAGAGAGCGTAGCAGAAAACAAGAGGATATTGTAAATGAAGTTAAAGGTTTAGTAGCTAATGGTTATAAAGAGGTAACATTATTGGGTCAAAATGTAAACTCCTATGGAAACGACCTTAGTAGCAATATTTCTTTCGAAACACTATTAGAACAGTTAGCAAATATTAAGGGTCTGTTAAGAATTAGGTTTATGACACCACACCCTAAGGATATGAGTGATAAACTAATAGAGATAGTTAAAAAATATGATAATATTTGTAATCATATACATTTGCCTATGCAGTCTGGAAGTACAAACGTGCTTAAGGCTATGAACCGCAAGTATACAAAAGAGCAGTATTTAGAGCTGGCTTTAAAGGTAAGAAAAGAAATCCCAAATTGTACAATTACTACAGATATAATAGTAGGTTTTCCGGGTGAAACCGAGCAAGACTTTTTAGATACCCTAGATGTAGTAAATGCTGTTAAGTTTGATGCTGCTTTTACCTTTGCTTATTCTAAACGAGAAGGAACCCCTGCCGCTAAGTATGAAAACCAAGTGCCAGAAGCAGTTAAAAAAGAGAGATTACACACGCTAATTAAAAAAGTTCAAAGCTTAATGTTAACTAGCAATGAATCTTACTTTGGTAAAGAGCTAGATGTAATGATTGAAGGCTCTAGTAAAAGAAATGATAACGTATTAAGTGCCAGAACAGATACCTATAAACTAGTTCATTTAGTAGGGGACTATAAAACAGGTGATATTGTAAGAGTAAAAATAAACAAAGTAAGCAACTTCACCCTCTGGGCAGAAGCGTTATAA
- the mutS gene encoding DNA mismatch repair protein MutS, with the protein MTQYTPMLRQYLEIKSRYKDCILFFRLGDFYEMFFDDAKYASDALNIVLTARDGGKGKKIPMCGVPYHSANNYIQKLISCGKRVAICEQVEDAKQAKGLVKRDVVNIITPGTLADGDYLDPDQNNFLMSIFHDYEGYGFSIVDVSTGYFRCGQFTDGNLLELLSDEFLKFSPAELVTNFELNRIKQIDVVVNTNNIPINYVSESNKNLINSIISRISFVNCDHLNLGKEASYLLLQYINKTQKSLLTRITNIEPVVSSEYMKIDNITKRNLELTETMRDNKKRGSLFWLLDNAVTPMGSRYVRELILNPLMNVDRINKRLEVVEELTNDTPLFTNIRDILKNILDIERIVGKLALGNANGKDVRSLIISLQQAEQLYPLRKSCRSSLLSELLSSLNELSDLTKYLDKAIMQDPPTSVKDGGIIETGYNDEIDRLKDIKDNGQQWIAKLEANERQQTGIKSLKIGFNKVFGYYLEITKSNLHLTPEHYIRKQTLSNAERYITPELKQKEEDILTAEEKLNKLEFEVFSNIIKEILQHVYALQRIAQSIATIDSLSSFAQVAIKYDFVRPCVNYENNIKIVNGRHPVIEQVVEIGSFIPNTVSIADNDIFHIITGPNMSGKSTYMRQVALIILMAQIGSFVPASQATIGIVDRLFTRVGASDDIFSGHSTFMVEMKEVANICKNATKKSFVILDEIGRGTSTYDGMSIARAVSEFLVTVGCRVLFATHYHELVDLADLYQEINNYSVAVHEDGQDIVFLHKIIPGPSNRSYGIHVCRLAGIPKEVISSASKYLELLESGKNEVAATSEVQMSIPLRFESQKNSKVEDEIMAINAEHLTPFNALTYIVKWQSEIIREKNNDKN; encoded by the coding sequence ATGACTCAATATACGCCTATGTTAAGGCAGTATTTAGAGATCAAAAGTAGATATAAAGATTGTATTTTATTTTTTAGATTAGGCGATTTTTATGAAATGTTTTTTGATGATGCTAAATATGCATCAGATGCTTTAAATATTGTATTAACAGCACGCGATGGTGGTAAAGGTAAAAAAATACCAATGTGTGGAGTACCTTATCACTCAGCTAATAATTATATTCAAAAACTTATTTCCTGTGGTAAAAGGGTTGCTATTTGTGAGCAAGTAGAAGATGCAAAACAAGCAAAGGGCTTAGTAAAAAGAGATGTTGTTAATATAATAACACCTGGCACTTTAGCAGATGGGGACTATTTAGACCCAGATCAAAATAACTTTTTAATGTCTATTTTTCATGACTATGAAGGATATGGTTTTAGTATAGTAGATGTATCAACTGGCTACTTTAGGTGTGGTCAGTTTACAGATGGTAATTTACTAGAGTTATTGTCTGACGAGTTTTTAAAATTTAGTCCAGCGGAGTTGGTTACTAATTTTGAGTTAAACAGAATTAAACAAATTGATGTAGTAGTTAACACCAATAATATTCCAATTAACTATGTAAGTGAGAGCAATAAAAATTTAATAAATAGTATTATTAGTAGGATTTCTTTTGTAAATTGTGACCATTTAAACCTAGGTAAAGAGGCCTCATACCTATTACTACAATACATTAATAAAACGCAAAAAAGTTTATTAACTCGTATAACTAATATTGAACCAGTGGTTAGCTCTGAGTATATGAAAATAGATAATATAACTAAGCGTAATTTGGAGCTAACAGAAACAATGAGAGATAACAAAAAAAGGGGTTCGTTATTTTGGTTATTAGATAATGCTGTAACCCCCATGGGTAGTAGATATGTAAGGGAACTTATCCTTAACCCTTTAATGAATGTAGATAGAATTAACAAACGTTTAGAGGTTGTGGAAGAGCTTACAAACGATACCCCATTATTTACAAACATAAGAGACATACTAAAAAACATTTTAGACATAGAACGTATTGTTGGAAAACTAGCTTTAGGTAATGCAAATGGTAAAGACGTTAGGTCTTTAATTATATCGTTACAACAAGCAGAGCAGTTATACCCGTTACGCAAAAGCTGTAGGTCTAGTCTTTTAAGTGAGTTGCTTAGTTCACTAAACGAGCTAAGTGATTTAACTAAATACTTAGATAAAGCAATTATGCAAGATCCACCAACATCTGTAAAAGATGGGGGCATAATTGAGACTGGCTATAACGATGAAATAGACCGACTTAAAGATATAAAAGATAATGGTCAGCAGTGGATAGCTAAATTAGAGGCCAATGAGCGTCAGCAGACTGGAATTAAGTCTTTAAAAATAGGTTTTAATAAAGTTTTTGGTTATTACCTAGAGATAACTAAAAGCAATTTGCATTTAACCCCTGAACACTATATTAGAAAACAAACCCTCTCTAATGCAGAGAGATATATAACTCCAGAGTTAAAGCAAAAAGAAGAAGATATTTTAACCGCAGAAGAAAAGCTTAATAAGCTTGAGTTTGAGGTATTTAGTAATATCATAAAAGAAATACTTCAGCATGTTTATGCCCTACAAAGAATAGCCCAATCAATTGCAACTATTGATTCATTAAGTTCCTTTGCTCAGGTAGCAATTAAGTACGATTTTGTAAGGCCCTGTGTTAACTATGAAAATAACATAAAGATAGTAAACGGGCGCCACCCAGTGATTGAACAGGTAGTAGAAATAGGTAGCTTTATACCTAATACCGTATCTATAGCAGATAATGATATTTTTCATATTATAACTGGACCCAATATGTCGGGTAAATCTACCTATATGAGGCAAGTAGCATTAATAATATTAATGGCTCAAATTGGCTCTTTTGTGCCGGCTTCACAAGCAACAATAGGCATCGTAGATAGATTATTTACTAGAGTTGGAGCCTCCGATGATATTTTTTCGGGTCACAGTACCTTTATGGTTGAAATGAAAGAGGTAGCTAATATATGTAAAAATGCCACAAAAAAGAGCTTTGTTATCTTAGATGAAATAGGCAGAGGTACAAGTACTTATGACGGTATGAGTATTGCTAGGGCAGTATCAGAATTTTTAGTAACAGTTGGTTGTAGGGTGTTATTTGCTACCCATTACCATGAACTTGTTGATCTTGCAGATTTATATCAGGAAATAAATAATTACTCTGTTGCTGTTCATGAAGATGGTCAAGATATTGTGTTTTTACACAAAATAATCCCTGGCCCAAGTAATAGAAGCTACGGAATACATGTTTGTAGATTAGCTGGTATACCTAAAGAAGTTATTAGTTCAGCTAGTAAATACCTTGAGTTACTTGAGAGTGGTAAAAATGAAGTGGCAGCTACAAGTGAGGTTCAAATGAGTATTCCTTTGAGGTTTGAATCACAAAAAAACTCTAAAGTTGAAGACGAAATTATGGCAATTAATGCAGAACACTTAACACCTTTTAACGCCCTAACATATATAGTTAAATGGCAAAGCGAAATTATAAGAGAGAAAAACAATGACAAAAATTAA